The genome window ATATCGAGGCGGTGCTGGGCAAATTCATAGCGCGCTAGGCGCGACGTTTTCCGCTGTGGCGGCAGCGGAAGGCGAGGTTTAGGAGGCTTGCATGGCCGAAGAAAATGATGATGCAGAAAAGTCGGAAGAGCCCACGCAAAAACGACTTCAGGATGCACAGAAGAAAGGCGACGTTGCCAAGAGTCAGGAGGTTTCCGCCTGGTTCTCGATGATGGGGACGGGCCTCGTCGTTGCCGTGCTTGGCAGTTATGTGGCGCGCGGTACGGCTGAGAATCTCAAGGGGTTTCTTGAACATTCGTACCAGTTGAGGATCGATGGTGGCCTTCTCTCCCAGATCTGGGGCAAGGTGGGATATGCCATGCTGGGTGTGCTCATCGTTCCCATGCTGGCCCTTCTGGCGATGGCCGTGTTTGGCAACATCGTGCAGCACAAGTTCGTTTTCTCGACAGAGCCGCTCAAGCCGAAATTGTCGAAGGTGTCACCGGCTGCCGGTTTCAAACGCCTGTTCTCTAAGGAGAGCCTTGTCAACTTCGTCAAGGGATTGATTAAGCTGTCGATCATTGCCTTTCTGATGACGGTGATCATCTATCCGCAGAGGGACAAGCTCGATGTGGTTATGGGGCTGGAGCCGATCGAGATCCTGCCCTTCATCAGAGACCTAGCCTTGCAATTGATCATTGGCGTGATCGTCGTAATGACGGTGGTCGCCGGCATGGACTATCTCTATCAGCGCAATCGCTGGTACGAGAAACAGAAGATGTCTCTGCGCGAGATCAAGGAAGAATTCAAGCAGGCCGAGGGTGATCCGCACGTCAAGGCGAAATTGCGTCAAGTGCGCATGGAGCGCAGCCGCAGACGCATGATGGCTGCTGTGCCAGAAGCCTCGGTGGTTCTGACGAACCCGACGCATTATTCGGTGGCGCTGAAATACGAGAACGGCATGCCCGCTCCGATCTGCGTGGCCAAGGGTGTGGATGAGACGGCAATGCGCATCCGGGAAATCGCCAAGGAACACAATATTCCAATTGTCGAGAACCCGCCTTTGACCCGTGCGCTTTATGCAACAGTGGATCTCGATGACGAGGTGCCGGAAGAGCATTATAAAGCTGTGGCTGAAGTGATTGGCTATATTATGAAACTGAAGAATCGGACAAGTTGGGCTAGTCGCAACTAATCATGTGCGATGGACTTCTCATGTGGCGGTGCGGGACGGCGCGTTGCCACTCTGGGGCAGGGGAAACGAGATGGGCAGACAATTGAGCCACGAGAGTACGGCATCGGCCATGATTGATCATGTTGATCGTTCTGGTAGTGTCAAGTGGCTGCTATTACTGGCTATTTTTCTGGTGGCTATCGCGGCTGGGCTGGTCTTCTTCAAAGGTCAGATTGGCGGGCAGTTGCAGCTGGTGTTTCTCAGCGTTCTTGCTGGGATCGGCATTCTGTCATTGCTCGGGCTCGCGGTCGGTCTGGTCAAGCTGGGCAACGCGGTTGCTCCGCCGCATCTGACGCGGCAATTTGTGGACAGCATGAGCGATGGTGTGCTCGTCTGTGATTCCCGCGACCGGATTGTCTATGCCAATGCCGAGTATGGTCGCCTGACCGGGGCGAACAGCGTCGAGGACATCCGCTCGATCGAACGCAGCTTTGGCGGTGAGCCTGATGCGGCCGAGGCGATCTACCGCCTGTCGGAGGCCATTCGCAGTGGTCGGCCTGCGCTCGAAGAGTTCCGGCTGTTCAAGGGACCGGCTGGCGTGGATCCCGACGGAGATGCCGGACAGGCCCGCTGGTTCCGCATCAAGGTGCGAGCGCTCAATGACACCCAGAGTGGGGGCGGCAAAGATGCCTTTTCGGTCTGGCAGGTCAGCGACATCACCCGAGATCGCGAGCGGCAGGAAAATATCTTTCAGGAACTTCAGCTCGCCATCAATTATCTCGACCATGCTCCGGCTGGCTTCTTCTCTGCCGAGCCGGATGGCAAGGTCATCTACATGAATGCGACGTTGGCGGACTGGCTCGGCTATGATCTGGCGCAGTTCGAGCCGCGTCATCTCAATCTCAACGAATTGGTGTCCGGCGATGGAAATGCCCTGCTCGACGGGGTGAACAACACGCCGGGCGTGCGTCGGACCGACATGATCGATCTCGATCTGGTCAAACGCAATGGTCAGGGTCTGCCGGTGCGTCTGTTGCATCGGGTGCCCATTGCCGCGGACGGCACGCCGGGAGCCTCGCGCACCATCGTCATCAATCGCAGTCCCGGCGAGGATATTTCCGAGGAGCTGCGCTCGGCTGAGGTCCGCTTCGCGCGCTTCTTCAACAACACGCCGATTGCCATTGCCGCCATGACCGGCGAGGGACGGGTGATGCGCACGAACGCGCCCTTTGCTCGCCTGTTCTCTGCTGTCATTCCGGAAAACCGGCCCTTGGAAGGCGAAGCGCCGACCCCGACGATCCATAATCTGGTCGCCGAGAAGAATCGGGACGAATTGTCCGCCGCCATCGACGAAGCGCTCAACGGCAAGAGCAACATCCTGCCCGTCGAGTGTGAGCTGGCCGAGGACAATACACGGACGATCCGCTTCTTCCTGTCCGGTGTCGAGGATAGCGATGCCGACGAGGAGCAGGTGATTGTCTATGCGCTCGAGACGACCGAGCAGCGGGCTCTCGAGGTGCAGTTCACCCAGAGCCAGAAGATGCAGGCCGTTGGCCAGCTGGCTGGCGGTGTCGCCCATGACTTCAACAACGTGCTGACAGCGATCATCGGCTTCTCCGATCTCCTGCTGGCCAGCCACAGGCCCGGTGATCCTGCTTTCCAGGACATTATGAACATCAAGCAGAATGCCAACCGCGCCGCCTCTCTGGTGCGTCAGTTGCTGGCCTTCTCGCGGCGGCAGACGCTGCGGCCCCAGATCCTGTCACTGGGCGACGTGCTGGCGGATCTGTCGATCCTGCTTGATCGTCTCTTGGGCGAAAAGGTGGATCTGGAACTGGTCTATGGCCGCGATCTGTGGCCGGTCAAGGCCGATCTCAACCAGCTTGAGCAGGTTATCGTCAATCTGGCTGTCAACGCGCGCGACGCCATGCCGGAAGGCGGGCAATTGACTATCCAGACGCGCAATCTGCTTCAGGAAGAAACTATGCAGATGCCCTACAAGCAGCTTGAGCCGGGCGAATATGTGTTGCTTGAGGTGCTGGACAGTGGCACAGGCATCCCGCCCGACATCCGTGACAAGATCTTTGAGCCCTTCTTCTCGACCAAGGATGTGGGCAAAGGCACGGGGCTTGGCCTCTCCACGGTCTATGGCATCATCAAGCAGACCGGTGGTTTCATCTTCCTTGAAAGCGAAATGGGGCAGGGCACGACCTTCCGGATCTTCCTGCCACGCCATGTGGCGGAAGCAGTTCCTCTCGTTGAAGGCAAGGTGGTCGGCGATCATCATGGTGCCGATCTTGACGACAGCGACGAGGAAGCCGTCACCACGACCACGATTGTTGATCTGACCGGTAGTGCGACGATCCTTCTGGTCGAGGATGAGGAAGCCGTGCGGGCCTTTGCCGCGCGTGCCCTTGCGTCCCGCGGCTACACCGTGCATGAGGCAGGCTCAGGTGCCGAAGCGCTTGAGGTGATCCGCGAGATTGACGAACCGATCGATCTGGTGGTGTCCGACGTGGTGATGCCGGAAATGGATGGTCCGACCATGCTTGGTGAGCTGCGCAAGATTCGGCCGGAACTCAAGGTCATCTTCATGTCCGGCTATGCCGAGGAAGCCTTTGCCAAGAACCTGCCCGAGAATGAGGAATTCGGCTTCCTGCCCAAACCCTTCTCGCTGAAGCAGCTGGCAACCAAGATCAAGGAAGTGCTGGGCGAATAGCACCAGCCATTGGACATGAAAAAGGCAGCGATCCCAATGGGCCGCTGCCTTTTTTGTTGTCAGTCTTTTGGCGTCGCTCAGAAGGCCGAGGCGATCTTTGCGGCGAGGCGGGCGTTGTTCTTGACCAGCGCGATGTTGGTCACGAGGCTGTCGCCGTTGGTCTGCTGCTTGATCCGGTCGAGCACGAAGGGGGTCACGTCCTTGCCGCTGACGTTTCTGCGGTTCGCTTCGGAAATGGCCTCGATGATGTCGGTTTCCATTTCGGCGCGCGGGATTTCATCGGCTTCCGGCACCGGATTGGCGACGATCATGCCGCCTTCCAGCTCAAGGGTCTTACGCATCTTGTAAAGAGCGGCGATCTCATCGGGATCATCCATGCGCAAGGGGCAGGCATGGCCGCTCTCGCGACTCCAGAAGGCCGGGAATTCGTCAGTCTTGAAGCCCACCACCGGCACGCCGAGGGTTTCGAGCACTTCCAGCGTCTTGGCGATGTCAAGAAGGGCCTTTACACCCGCTGAGACCACGATTACCGGCGTTTTGGAGAGTTCCTGCAGGTCGGCTGAAATGTCAAAGCTTTCCTCGGCGCCGCGATGCACGCCGCCGATGCCGCCGGTGGCAAAGGTTGCGATTCCGGCGCGAGCGGCACAGATCATTGTTGCGGCAACGGTGGTTGAGCCGCTCTTGCCTGCAACAAGCGCATAGGCAAGATCCGCGCGGGACAATTTCATGATGTCATCGCGATGCGCGAGCATCTCGATCTCGGATCGAGACAGGCCGACGTGGATCGTGCCATCAATGATGGCGATGGTGGCCGGACAGGCGCCCTCGTCGCGGATGATCTGTTCCACTTCCAGCGCGGTCGCCACGTTCTCGGGGAAGGGCATGCCGTGGGTGATGATGGTGGATTCGAGGGCGACGATCGGTTTGCCCTCTTTGCGGGCTGCGGCGACTTCCGAGCCGAAGACAATGGGGAGGGGACTTAGGGTCTCGGTCATGAGGTTTGGCTTTCTGTTTCAGCTTGCGGGATGTCTGCGAGGCAGGCGTCCAGCATTTGTCTGTTGAGCATGTCGGGCACGGATTGCTCGCTCATCAGGGCGAGGTTGGCTCCGGCCATGCCATAGGCAAGGGCCTTCTCGAAGGGGAGGCCGAGCAGGTGGCCGTGGAGGACACAGGCGCAGAGGCAGTCCCCGGCACCGTTGGTCGAGCGGACCTTGACCGGAGGTGCGGGCAGCTTCCAGACCTTCTCACCCTGCCATGCGGTCAGGCCTGCATCTCCTCGGGTGATGATGCCAGATTTGACGCCGTCTTCCATGAGAATTTCGGGCAGGGCCTCGGGGTCGGCAAATTCCTGGGCGAGGATCGCCGCTTCCGCCCCGTTGCAGAAGAGCAGGTCGAGAGAGGCAAGGCAGTCTCCGGCGCGGTTGGCCTTGGGGCCGGATACGGCGCTGATGGCGAGCCGGTGATCGCCCTTGAGGGCCACCAGTTGCTCGAGGGTGTCTGCGGGCAGGTTGGTGTCGGCAAGGATCAAAGTCGGCTGTTTCAGGCTGGCAATGCAGACCTCGATCTGTTCGACCGAGAAGCTGTCGTAGATATCCATGTCGGCGATGGCCGCATCGAGTGCGCCATTGCGGTCCTCGATGGCGGTATAGCTGGCGCTTGGCTTGTCCGGATTGGTTATGATCAGGTCGGCGTTGATCCGCTCGCTCTCAAGCTGGCGCTTGAGAAAGCGTGCATCGTCGTCCTCTCCACTGATGGTGCTCAGTGCGACCTGCCAGTCGAGGCGGGCAAGACCACGGGCGACGTTGCCTGCCACGCCGCCAACGGAGCATCTGAGGCGTCCCGGATTGGATTGTCCCGGTTCCAGCCGTGCAAAGGAGCGGCCAATGCGGTCGACATGGGCGCCGCCGATGACAAGAATATCAGGTGCTGTAGGAGAGGTCATGTGCGTCTGCACGCGAGAGGCGTGTTCGTCCGATGTTGATGAGGGGGAGACCATACAGACGAGACTGTGGCTTTTCCAGTGCAAAGCGATTCTCACCTCAGACCGGGCGGGAAACTTGTGAAAAAGAAACGCCACCGCCCGCATCGGGCAGCAGCGTTTCGGTCTTGTCAATGGGGTTCGCTCGGCAACAGTAGATGATCAGTCCATGGCCTTGAAGTTGAACTCACCACCTTCTTTGATGCCGGACGGCCAGCGGGCGGTGACGGTCTTGGTCCGGGTGTAGAAGCGGAAGGAGTCCGGGCCGTGCTGGTTGAGATCGCCAAAGCCGGATTTCTTCCAGCCGCCAAAGGTGTGATAGGCGAGGGGAACCGGAATGGGCACGTTGATGCCGACCATGCCGATGTTGATGCGGTTGGCAAAGTTGCGTGCGGTGTCGCCGTCACGGGTGAAGATCGCGGTGCCATTGCCATATTCATGGTCCATGGCATAGCCGAGCGCTTCCTCATAGGTCTTGGCGCGGACACAGGAGAGCACAGGGCCGAAGATTTCCTGCCTGTAGATGTCCATGTCGGTGGTGACGTGATCGAACAGGTGCGGGCCGACGAAGAAACCGTTCTCATAACCCTGCAGCTGGAAATCACGCCCGTCGACGACCAGCTTAGCGCCCTGCTCAACGCCGCTTTCAACGAGGCGCAGGATGTTGTCTTTGGCGGCCTTGGTGACGACCGGGCCATAGTCGACATCATCGCCTGCGGTGTAGGGACCGACCTTCAGCTTCTCGATGCGTGGTACCAGCTTCTCGATCAGACGGTCGGCGGTTGTCTCGCCCACCGGTACGGCGACCGAGATGGCCATGCAGCGTTCGCCCGCCGCGCCGAAGCCTGCGCCAACGAGGGCGTCTGCGGCCTGATCCATGTCCGCGTCGGGCATGATGATCATGTGGTTCTTGGCGCCACCAAAGCACTGGCAGCGTTTGCCGTTGGCAGTGGAGCGGGAATAGATGTAGTGGGCGATGGGGGTGGAGCCAACAAAGCCGACGGCCTGAATGATGTCATTGTCAAGGATCGCATCGACGCTCTCCTTGTCGCCATTGACGACCTGCAGGATGCCGTCGGGCAGGCCTGCTTCCTTGAGCAGTTCGGCCAGCATGAGCGGAACGGACGGATCACGCTCGGACGGCTTGAGGATCATGGCGTTGCCACAGGCGAGTGCCGGGCCCATCTTCCACAGCGGGATCATGGCGGGGAAGTTGAACGGCGTGATGCCGGCCACGACCCCGAGTGGCTGGCGCATGGAATACATGTCGATGCCGGTGCCGGCGCTGTCGGTATAGTCACCCTTGAGCAGGTGCGGCGCGCCGATGCAGAATTCGATCACTTCGAGGCCGCGCTGCACGTCGCCCTTGGCGTCGACAAAGGTCTTGCCGTGCTCTGCGGAAAGAGCTTCGGCCAGCTTGTCCATGTCCCGGTTGAGAAGGTCAACGAAGCGCATCATGACGCGGGCGCGGCGCTGCGGGTTGGTTGCGCCCCATGCGGGCTGGGCTGCTGCTGCAGCCTCGACGGCGGCATTGAGCTCAGCTGTGCTCGCAAGGGCGACCTTGGCCTGCACTTCGCCGGTTGCCGGATTATAGACATCTGCAAAGCGGCCGGAGGTGCCCGCCACGCGTTCGCCGTTGATGAAGTGACCGATTTCCTTCATGTTCGTCTCTCTCCCTAGGTAGAATATCCAAAGTCAAATTTATCATTGTGGTTGCCTCTATTGTGCCTTCGCAAAAATAAATATCAATACTCGAAAAATCGTATCCGTTGTGCAAATATTGAAGCAGAGAAGCGAAGATGTGAGTGTTGGGATGAATTGGGACGATGTTCGGATCTTTCTGGCAGTGGCCAGAGCGGGACAGATTTTGCAGGCGGCCAAGCGACTTGGCGTCAATCATGCGACGGTTGCCCGCCGCGTGACGGCTCTGGAGGAGGCGCTGAAGGCAAAGCTTCTGGACCGGCGGACAACCGGCTGTGTCCTGACGCCGGAGGGGGAGGAATTCCTGCTGGCCGCCGAACGGATGGAGGCGGAAATGCTGGCGGCCCAGACGAGCATTGGCGAGACGAATATCGAGGTGGCCGGTGTTGTTCGCATTGGCGCGCCGGACGGGTTTGGCGTTGCCTATCTTGCGCCGCGCCTCGGTCCGCTGCTTGATCACTATCCCGATTTGCGCGTTCAGCTCGTCCCAGTGCCACGGACCTTCTCCATCGATCGGCGCGAGGCGGACATTGTCATCACCGTCGACCGGCCGGAGAATGGGCGATTGGTTGCCCGCAAGCTGGTGGACTACAAGCTGGGGCTTTATGCCTCCCGCGCCTATGTAGAGCGATATGGCGCACCGCAGACACATGCAGAGCTTGGCGACCACCGCCTGATCGGGCTGGTGGAGGATCTCATCTACAGCCCGTCTCTGCATTATTCAGACGAGATGATGCGCGGCCATCAGCGCCAGTTCGAATGCGCCAGCTCTTTGGGGCAGACCGAAGCCGTGCGGGCGGGTCTGGGGATCGGCATTCTGCACGGCTATCTCGCCAAGAATGATCCTGATTTTGTCGAGATTCTGCCGGATCACGCCATCCAGCGCGCCTATTGGGCCATTTATCACGAAAGCACCCGTAACCTCGGGCGCATCAAGGCGGTGTCCGACTATATTTACCGGCTTGTGGACGAGGAGAAGGCTATTTTCCGTTAGGTGCGAGTTGCATCACCATGCCACTCGAAGGCGCTGAAATGCTCACGCGAGAGGGTGAGGAAGAGGAAGGTCGTCAGTCCATTGGCGACAAAGCCCATGAGCATGACGACGATCTGATATCGAACAGCGATCAGGGGATCGACCCCGGACAGGATCTGTCCGGTCATCATGCCGGGCAGGGACACAAGGCCGACCGCGAGCAGGGAGTTGATGGTCGGGATCAGGGCGGCACGGGCCGCTGATTTTCGCGCGTCATCAAGGGGTGTTCGGTTTTCGAGTTCGGCCATAAGACGCTCTGCCGAAAGGCTTATGGCATTCATGCTCACCACATAGACCATGCCCGCTAGGGGGATGATCAATCGGGGTTGATACCAGGGATCGGCTTGCAAGATCCCCACCGTGACGATGACAAGTGTGATCGAGCCCGCAAGGATGATCGACAGAAAGGCATACCAGTAAAGGATTTTCGATGGTCGCCTCAGAGGATTGAGGCTGATCCAGGTCGCTGCCAGCATCATGACGAAAATCGTGATCAACACCAGATAACTCTGTCTTGCAGAGAACAGATAGGAGAGGACGAACCCGATGGTGATCAATTGCAGCAGCATCCTGCCGACGGCATAGAAGCTTTTTTTGAAATTCAGGTTCCAACGATGCAGCATGAGAAAGACCGGGATTGCGGGAATTGCCATAAGCACAATACGCCATGCTGAAATGTTCGTGATCGTGTCCTTCATCTCGCTTGCCCTTCGTTGCCCGGCACCTCTGCCAGAGCGAAAGATGACAGGCTTTTCAAGGCTCTTTCAAGATGAAAGTGATCACATTGTGGTGCTTGGAGCAAAATGTGCTCTAGGCTCAAGGAGGGATTGCGCTGAAACCTTTTCTCTTGTTACGCTTTTATAAATAAGAACAGCCGCTGATCGGAGGCGAGTGACGATCAGGGGTACAAGAGGGATTGCTCGAAGGAGAGAGACCAATGACACCGAGTTCGTATCAAGGGCCGCGTGCCGACGGCGAGGAGCCCGCAAAGACCAGCATGTCGCAGGATGCACGTCTGGCATTTGAGAAAGCCTACTCCCAAACCACGGTCAGCGACATCCTCAAGGAGAAACCGGCAGATATCTTCACCGTTACCCGGACGATGACACTGGCGTCTGCCATTGCAGAGCTCTCTGCGCGGCGCATCGGCAACATGCCGGTCGTTGATCCCAACACCGGGTTGGTCGGTGTGATCTCCGAGCGCGATATCGTTGCTGCAGTTGCCGACATCGGTGACGAGGCCATGGGCCATTCGGTCGAACAGCATATGACGAGTGATCCGGCGACCTGCAAAGGCGAGGATCTGATTGTCGATGTCATGCAGATAATGACCGACGGGCATTTCCGTCACATGCCAGTGATGGACGGCCCGGTTCTGGTCGGTGTCATCTCGATCCGCGATATTGTCATGCATCGGGTGCAGGAGGTCGAATATGAGACCCTGCGCCTCAAGCAGTTGATGGTCGGCTGACGCAATCGTCCTTCACCACAATGCAAAGCAATGCCCAGCACCAGCAATGAGCCCTTCGCGGGGCTCATTTTTTTATTCTTTCGAGGCGCTGCTCGGCTTTTCGGGTAAACCGCATCCCGTCCTGATCCGTAAGAGAGGGAAAAGGACGGCACATTATGTCAGCAACGAATGATCAGAAATGGAAGCGGGTCTGGGTTATTGGTGCCAGCTCGGGAATCGGTCGGGCTTTGAGTGAGCAATGGGCCGAGCGCGGGGTGGAGGTGATCGCCAGTGCCCGCAGCGAGGATGCCCTTGACGAACTGGACGCGACCTCCGGGTACATTTCGGCCCTGCCGCTTGATGTCACCGACAAGGCTTCGATTGAAGCGGCCATCTTCAAGATGCAGGATCAGGGTTGCGTGCCGGATCTCACCCTCTATTGCGCGGCGACCTATCACCCCGGCGGTATTGACGTTTTGACCGTGGAGGCCGCGAGGCAGCACATGGAGGTCAATTATCTCGGTGCCGTTGGTGTGATCGCGGCATTGCATCCGCTCCTCAAGACGCGTGGGAGCGGAGAGATCGCGATTGTCAGCTCGCTGACATCCTATTGCGGGCTGCCACTCGCTTCGCTCTACGGGCCGACCAAGGCGGCGCTTGCCAGCCTCTGCGAGACCCTGCGCCCCGAGTTCGAACGCGATGGGCTCGGGCTTCGGTTAATCAATCCGGGGTTCGTGAAGACCCCGTTGACCGAGAAGAACAGCTTCAAGATGCCATTCCTCATCACGCCTGAGGAAGCCGCACAGCGGATCATTCGCGGTCTGGAAGGAACCGGATTCGAAATTGCCTTTCCCTTTCGCATGGCGCTGTCCTTGCGACTGCTACGTCTGCTTCCCTACCGGCTCTATTTCAGGCTCATGCGGAGGATGGTGGCGTGACAGACATTCAACAGACCGTGCGTGAGGCAAACATGCGGGAGGTCGCATCGCGCTATGCGGACTATTTCGCCCATCTCACTCCCGAGACGATTGATGATGCCCTGCCGCTTGTCAGCGACGACATCCACTTTATTGACCCCTTCAACGATGTGCGCGGACGCGAAAGCTTCCGCCGTGTCATCGAGAAGATGTTTGAGGACGTGAAGGACCCGCATTTTGACATTCTCGATCTGGCCTGGTCGGGTGATTTGTGTTTGATGCGCTGGGACTTTTCCTGCTCCATGGCCCATATCGGGGACTGGAGCGTGAGAGGCGTCACCGAATTGCAATTTGATGACGAGGGGCGTATTTCGGCCCATTTCGACTATTGGGACGCGAGCCGGCATTTCTACGCCAAGCTGCCTCTGATCGGGTCAGCCATTCGCTGGATACAGAAAAAGGCCCGGATCTAGGGCCTCTTTCTTTGTCTCGGAGATGCGTACCTCAAGGGGTGGTTGGGCGCTCGTAGGCATAATGGCCGACACTGATGGTGCCGTTGGCAAAGCCCGACTCACAATAGCTGAGGTAATATTCCCACATCCGGCGGAACCGCTCATCGTAGCCAAGCTTGGAAATCTTTGACCATTGGGCGAGGAACTGCTCGCGCCAAGTGGCAAGGGTTCTGGCATAGTCGAGCGCAAAGGTTTCCACATGCACAGGGATCAGCCCTGCGGCTTCG of uncultured Cohaesibacter sp. contains these proteins:
- the flhB gene encoding flagellar biosynthesis protein FlhB, yielding MAEENDDAEKSEEPTQKRLQDAQKKGDVAKSQEVSAWFSMMGTGLVVAVLGSYVARGTAENLKGFLEHSYQLRIDGGLLSQIWGKVGYAMLGVLIVPMLALLAMAVFGNIVQHKFVFSTEPLKPKLSKVSPAAGFKRLFSKESLVNFVKGLIKLSIIAFLMTVIIYPQRDKLDVVMGLEPIEILPFIRDLALQLIIGVIVVMTVVAGMDYLYQRNRWYEKQKMSLREIKEEFKQAEGDPHVKAKLRQVRMERSRRRMMAAVPEASVVLTNPTHYSVALKYENGMPAPICVAKGVDETAMRIREIAKEHNIPIVENPPLTRALYATVDLDDEVPEEHYKAVAEVIGYIMKLKNRTSWASRN
- a CDS encoding response regulator, yielding MGRQLSHESTASAMIDHVDRSGSVKWLLLLAIFLVAIAAGLVFFKGQIGGQLQLVFLSVLAGIGILSLLGLAVGLVKLGNAVAPPHLTRQFVDSMSDGVLVCDSRDRIVYANAEYGRLTGANSVEDIRSIERSFGGEPDAAEAIYRLSEAIRSGRPALEEFRLFKGPAGVDPDGDAGQARWFRIKVRALNDTQSGGGKDAFSVWQVSDITRDRERQENIFQELQLAINYLDHAPAGFFSAEPDGKVIYMNATLADWLGYDLAQFEPRHLNLNELVSGDGNALLDGVNNTPGVRRTDMIDLDLVKRNGQGLPVRLLHRVPIAADGTPGASRTIVINRSPGEDISEELRSAEVRFARFFNNTPIAIAAMTGEGRVMRTNAPFARLFSAVIPENRPLEGEAPTPTIHNLVAEKNRDELSAAIDEALNGKSNILPVECELAEDNTRTIRFFLSGVEDSDADEEQVIVYALETTEQRALEVQFTQSQKMQAVGQLAGGVAHDFNNVLTAIIGFSDLLLASHRPGDPAFQDIMNIKQNANRAASLVRQLLAFSRRQTLRPQILSLGDVLADLSILLDRLLGEKVDLELVYGRDLWPVKADLNQLEQVIVNLAVNARDAMPEGGQLTIQTRNLLQEETMQMPYKQLEPGEYVLLEVLDSGTGIPPDIRDKIFEPFFSTKDVGKGTGLGLSTVYGIIKQTGGFIFLESEMGQGTTFRIFLPRHVAEAVPLVEGKVVGDHHGADLDDSDEEAVTTTTIVDLTGSATILLVEDEEAVRAFAARALASRGYTVHEAGSGAEALEVIREIDEPIDLVVSDVVMPEMDGPTMLGELRKIRPELKVIFMSGYAEEAFAKNLPENEEFGFLPKPFSLKQLATKIKEVLGE
- a CDS encoding pseudouridine-5'-phosphate glycosidase; translation: MTETLSPLPIVFGSEVAAARKEGKPIVALESTIITHGMPFPENVATALEVEQIIRDEGACPATIAIIDGTIHVGLSRSEIEMLAHRDDIMKLSRADLAYALVAGKSGSTTVAATMICAARAGIATFATGGIGGVHRGAEESFDISADLQELSKTPVIVVSAGVKALLDIAKTLEVLETLGVPVVGFKTDEFPAFWSRESGHACPLRMDDPDEIAALYKMRKTLELEGGMIVANPVPEADEIPRAEMETDIIEAISEANRRNVSGKDVTPFVLDRIKQQTNGDSLVTNIALVKNNARLAAKIASAF
- a CDS encoding carbohydrate kinase family protein, whose product is MTSPTAPDILVIGGAHVDRIGRSFARLEPGQSNPGRLRCSVGGVAGNVARGLARLDWQVALSTISGEDDDARFLKRQLESERINADLIITNPDKPSASYTAIEDRNGALDAAIADMDIYDSFSVEQIEVCIASLKQPTLILADTNLPADTLEQLVALKGDHRLAISAVSGPKANRAGDCLASLDLLFCNGAEAAILAQEFADPEALPEILMEDGVKSGIITRGDAGLTAWQGEKVWKLPAPPVKVRSTNGAGDCLCACVLHGHLLGLPFEKALAYGMAGANLALMSEQSVPDMLNRQMLDACLADIPQAETESQTS
- a CDS encoding CoA-acylating methylmalonate-semialdehyde dehydrogenase, whose product is MKEIGHFINGERVAGTSGRFADVYNPATGEVQAKVALASTAELNAAVEAAAAAQPAWGATNPQRRARVMMRFVDLLNRDMDKLAEALSAEHGKTFVDAKGDVQRGLEVIEFCIGAPHLLKGDYTDSAGTGIDMYSMRQPLGVVAGITPFNFPAMIPLWKMGPALACGNAMILKPSERDPSVPLMLAELLKEAGLPDGILQVVNGDKESVDAILDNDIIQAVGFVGSTPIAHYIYSRSTANGKRCQCFGGAKNHMIIMPDADMDQAADALVGAGFGAAGERCMAISVAVPVGETTADRLIEKLVPRIEKLKVGPYTAGDDVDYGPVVTKAAKDNILRLVESGVEQGAKLVVDGRDFQLQGYENGFFVGPHLFDHVTTDMDIYRQEIFGPVLSCVRAKTYEEALGYAMDHEYGNGTAIFTRDGDTARNFANRINIGMVGINVPIPVPLAYHTFGGWKKSGFGDLNQHGPDSFRFYTRTKTVTARWPSGIKEGGEFNFKAMD
- a CDS encoding LysR family transcriptional regulator — its product is MNWDDVRIFLAVARAGQILQAAKRLGVNHATVARRVTALEEALKAKLLDRRTTGCVLTPEGEEFLLAAERMEAEMLAAQTSIGETNIEVAGVVRIGAPDGFGVAYLAPRLGPLLDHYPDLRVQLVPVPRTFSIDRREADIVITVDRPENGRLVARKLVDYKLGLYASRAYVERYGAPQTHAELGDHRLIGLVEDLIYSPSLHYSDEMMRGHQRQFECASSLGQTEAVRAGLGIGILHGYLAKNDPDFVEILPDHAIQRAYWAIYHESTRNLGRIKAVSDYIYRLVDEEKAIFR
- a CDS encoding ABC transporter permease, which gives rise to MKDTITNISAWRIVLMAIPAIPVFLMLHRWNLNFKKSFYAVGRMLLQLITIGFVLSYLFSARQSYLVLITIFVMMLAATWISLNPLRRPSKILYWYAFLSIILAGSITLVIVTVGILQADPWYQPRLIIPLAGMVYVVSMNAISLSAERLMAELENRTPLDDARKSAARAALIPTINSLLAVGLVSLPGMMTGQILSGVDPLIAVRYQIVVMLMGFVANGLTTFLFLTLSREHFSAFEWHGDATRT
- a CDS encoding CBS domain-containing protein; translated protein: MTPSSYQGPRADGEEPAKTSMSQDARLAFEKAYSQTTVSDILKEKPADIFTVTRTMTLASAIAELSARRIGNMPVVDPNTGLVGVISERDIVAAVADIGDEAMGHSVEQHMTSDPATCKGEDLIVDVMQIMTDGHFRHMPVMDGPVLVGVISIRDIVMHRVQEVEYETLRLKQLMVG
- a CDS encoding SDR family NAD(P)-dependent oxidoreductase, with protein sequence MSATNDQKWKRVWVIGASSGIGRALSEQWAERGVEVIASARSEDALDELDATSGYISALPLDVTDKASIEAAIFKMQDQGCVPDLTLYCAATYHPGGIDVLTVEAARQHMEVNYLGAVGVIAALHPLLKTRGSGEIAIVSSLTSYCGLPLASLYGPTKAALASLCETLRPEFERDGLGLRLINPGFVKTPLTEKNSFKMPFLITPEEAAQRIIRGLEGTGFEIAFPFRMALSLRLLRLLPYRLYFRLMRRMVA
- a CDS encoding nuclear transport factor 2 family protein, whose protein sequence is MTDIQQTVREANMREVASRYADYFAHLTPETIDDALPLVSDDIHFIDPFNDVRGRESFRRVIEKMFEDVKDPHFDILDLAWSGDLCLMRWDFSCSMAHIGDWSVRGVTELQFDDEGRISAHFDYWDASRHFYAKLPLIGSAIRWIQKKARI